DNA sequence from the Agromyces aureus genome:
GGAGCGTCCGGATGACGTCGATGAATGCCGGGTCGGCGAGGATCCGTCGACCGGTGGCGCCCGGGTCCCATGCGCCTCCGATGGCGCCGGCGATCAGCAGGGACATCGCGAACGGTGCGCCCCCGAGGACGGCCGAGGCGGTGACCCCCGCGCCGAAGCCCGTGGCGTCTGCGAACACGTGCGCGCCGAGCCGCGAGCCGAGCTCCCACATCGACGCGACCATGCGCTCGACGTCGCCGTAACCGGATGACGCGGTGTCGAGTGCGAATCGCAGATCGCGCGCATCGTCTTGCATGTCGCGCAGCGCGAACCAGGCCCGTTCGACGGCGAGCGTCGGCGATTCCACGACTGGGCCACCGGCAGGCCCAACGGGCCGCGAGCCCAGCATGTCGATGCGCACCGCGTCGACCCGATCGGCCCAGTCGGCGCATCTCGCCTCGGCGACACCGAGTCGCGCCGCTTCCTCCCAGAGCTCGCCCAGCACGACGGAGGTCGATCCGCCGGCCGTGACGGTCAGATCGTCGGCCATGCGCCTGCCCCGCCCTCTGCGGCGAGCGCGCGGAGTTGGACGGCCTCGCGCATCAGGCCGTCACGAGCTTCTTCGAGCGCATCGGTCGCGCCGCTGAGGCGGCTGACCAGGCGTTCGAGCGCCTGCGCATAGCGATCGGATGCCACACCGCACCAGATGCGCGTCGCCGATCCGCCGCTGAGTGCGGCAGCCCAGCCGTGGGTCTCGGCGACCAGTGCATCGATGAGGCGCAACTGTCGCTCGACCGCGCCGAGCTGCTGGGGAACCTCGGCTGCGCACCGCGCCTGCCACGTCGACTCTCGCATCCGCCCAGCCTCCGTGAATGCCGTTCCACGGACGGCACGACGGCACCTCCGCGTGCACACACCGCGCTGAGGCGATCCTCGGGAGGAGGAGTGGCCGATGGTCGCGTCAGCCCGCCTCGGCGACCACCTCGACGAGTACGCGCGCGCCCATGCTGCCGAGCGGGCTCCGCGCGTCGGTCACGTCGACCATCGCCGTCGCCAGCACGACCGCCCACCCCCTCGCGCGCTCCCACATCGCCGCATCGACCTCGGCGAGCTCCTCGAGCCGACGGCGGAACGCCGCCCGCCCGCTCGGCCCGAACATGAACCACGCGGTCGCCAGGTCGGTCGCCGGATCACCGGCCGTGAGGTCGCCGAAGTCGATGACGCCCGCAAGTGCGCCGTCATCGTGCAGCAGCAGGTTTCCGGGGTGCAGGTCGCCGTGCAGCCACACCGGCGGCCCGTGCCAGACGGATGCCGCGAGCGAACGCTCCCACACGCGCGCGACCGCGTCGGGCTCGTCCACGCGGCCTGCGGCGAGCCTGGCGCGGACCGACTCGTCGCGCACGGCGAGCGGCACGCCGCGCACCGGGCTCACGGGAGCCGCAGCGCGCGCGGGCACCCCGAGGGCGGCGACGAACTCCGCGAGGGCGACCGCCGCGGCATCCCGAACCGGCACGGTGAACTCGAGCGCCGAGACGCCGGGGAGCCACGGCACGATGCTCCACGGCACGTCGTAGCCGAACTCGGGCGCCGGACGCCCGATCCGCACCGGTGCGGGCACGGGCGTCGGGAGCCGGCCGGCGAGCTCGGGCAGCCAGCGCTGCTCGTGCAACGCGAGCTGGATCGCGACCTCGCGCCGCGGCATCCGCACCGCCAGATCGTCGCCGAGGCGGAACATGACGTTGTCCCACCCGTTCGCGACGCGCCGAACCGGCGCCACGAGATCGGGATGCTGCGACGCGACGAGCCGCCGCACGAGGTCTTCGTCGGGGTGCAGATCGGGCTCGGGGGCATCGGCCACGCGCTGCTCCTCCCGCATCGACGACGCACGTCAGCGTACGCCCCCGTTTTGGCTGGTGCGCCCGACGCGCATCGCCGCCAGAATGGAGGGCATGACGCGTGCCGACGCCGCAGGTGATGCCGCGCAGCCATTCCGAGTGTCATTCGTCTGCACGGGCAACATCTGCCGGTCGCCGATGGCCGAGGCCGTGCTGCGCTCCCTCGCCGAACGCGCGGGCCTCGGGGCGCGCATCCAGATCGAGTCGGCGGCGACCGGCGACTGGCACGTGGGCGAGCAGGCCGACCTGCGAACGGTGGCCGCGCTCGAGCGCGCCGGCTACGACGGGTCGAAGCATCGCGCGCGCCAGTTCGACGCGACCGACTTTCCGAACCTCGACCTCGTCGTGGCGTTCGACCGCGGCCAGGCCCGCATCCTGCGCAACTGGGCGCACGACTCGGCCGACCAGCAGAAGGTGCGCCTGCTGCTCGAGTTCGACGCCGAACTGGCCGCGCTGCAGGACGTACCCGACCCCTACTACTCCGACGGGGCGGCCTTCGATCGAGTTCTTGGGATGATAGAGCAGGCGACGATGGCGCTGTTCCGCCAACTCGCTCCCGCTCTCAGACAAGGAATCCGATGACCACGCTGCCTCCTCAGCCGCTCAGCCCGCTCGACGGACGGTACCGTTCCGCCGTCGGAACGCTCGGCGAACACCTCTCCGAAGCCGGCCTCAACCGCGCCCGCGTGCACGTCGAGGTCGAGTGGCTCATCGCGCAGACCGACCGCGGATTCTTCGGCACCTCGCCGCTCACCGACGACCAGAAGGCGGCCCTCCGCCGCGTCGTCACCGAGTTCGGCCAGCCCGACATCGACGAGCTCGCATCGCTCGAGGCCACCACGCGCCACGACGTGAAGGCCGTCGAGTACTACGTGCGCCGTCGCCTCAGCGACCTGAACCTCGACCACCTCGCCGAGCTCACGCACTTCGCGTGCACCAGTGAAGACATCAACAACCTCTCGTACGCGGTCACCGTGCGCGATGCCGTGCAGCAGGTGTGGCTGCCGAAGTACCGTTCGGTCATCGCCACGATCGCCGAGCTCGCCCGCGCCCACCGAGACGACGCGATGCTCTCGCGCACCCACGGCCAGCCCGCGACCCCGTCGACCATGGGCAAGGAGCTCGCGGTCTTCGTCTACCGACTCGAGCGCATCGCGAAGCAGGTCGAGGCGAGCGAGTACCTCGGCAAGTTCTCGGGTGCGACCGGCACGTTCTCGGCGCATGTCGTCGCCGCTCCGGATGTCTCGTGGCCCGACGTGTCGCGCGAGTTCGTCGAGTCGCTCGGGCTCGGCTGGAACCCCCTCACCACCCAGATCGAGTCGCACGACTGGCAGGCCGAGCTCTACGGCCGCATCTCGCACGCGAACCGGGTGCTGCACAACCTCGCGACCGACATCTGGACCTACATCTCGCTCGGCATCTTCCGCCAGACGCCGGTCGCCGGCGCGACGGGCTCATCGACCATGCCGCACAAGGTCAACCCGATCCGCTTCGAGAACGCCGAGGCGAACCTCGAGCTCTCGAGCGCGGTGCTCGACTCGCTCGCCGCGACGCTCGTGACCTCGCGCCTCCAGCGCGACCTCACCGACTCGTCGGCGCAGCGCAACATCGGCGTCGGCTTCGGGCACTCGATGCTCGCGCTCGACAACATCCAGCGCGGCCTCGGCGAGATCGACCTCGACCTCGCGGTGCTCGCCGCCGACCTCGACGGCAACTGGGAGGTGCTCGGCGAGGCGATCCAGACGGTGATCCGCGCCGAGGTCGCCGCCGGCCGTTCGAACATCGCCGACCCGTACGCCCT
Encoded proteins:
- a CDS encoding aminoglycoside phosphotransferase family protein, translated to MADAPEPDLHPDEDLVRRLVASQHPDLVAPVRRVANGWDNVMFRLGDDLAVRMPRREVAIQLALHEQRWLPELAGRLPTPVPAPVRIGRPAPEFGYDVPWSIVPWLPGVSALEFTVPVRDAAAVALAEFVAALGVPARAAAPVSPVRGVPLAVRDESVRARLAAGRVDEPDAVARVWERSLAASVWHGPPVWLHGDLHPGNLLLHDDGALAGVIDFGDLTAGDPATDLATAWFMFGPSGRAAFRRRLEELAEVDAAMWERARGWAVVLATAMVDVTDARSPLGSMGARVLVEVVAEAG
- the purB gene encoding adenylosuccinate lyase, whose protein sequence is MTTLPPQPLSPLDGRYRSAVGTLGEHLSEAGLNRARVHVEVEWLIAQTDRGFFGTSPLTDDQKAALRRVVTEFGQPDIDELASLEATTRHDVKAVEYYVRRRLSDLNLDHLAELTHFACTSEDINNLSYAVTVRDAVQQVWLPKYRSVIATIAELARAHRDDAMLSRTHGQPATPSTMGKELAVFVYRLERIAKQVEASEYLGKFSGATGTFSAHVVAAPDVSWPDVSREFVESLGLGWNPLTTQIESHDWQAELYGRISHANRVLHNLATDIWTYISLGIFRQTPVAGATGSSTMPHKVNPIRFENAEANLELSSAVLDSLAATLVTSRLQRDLTDSSAQRNIGVGFGHSMLALDNIQRGLGEIDLDLAVLAADLDGNWEVLGEAIQTVIRAEVAAGRSNIADPYALLKELTRGKRIGQADLVEFVNGLEIGDDAKQRLLALTPGTYTGIASELVDRL
- a CDS encoding low molecular weight protein-tyrosine-phosphatase — protein: MTRADAAGDAAQPFRVSFVCTGNICRSPMAEAVLRSLAERAGLGARIQIESAATGDWHVGEQADLRTVAALERAGYDGSKHRARQFDATDFPNLDLVVAFDRGQARILRNWAHDSADQQKVRLLLEFDAELAALQDVPDPYYSDGAAFDRVLGMIEQATMALFRQLAPALRQGIR